The Brasilonema sennae CENA114 genome includes a region encoding these proteins:
- a CDS encoding aspartate carbamoyltransferase catalytic subunit: MSNNTWSRHHILSLADFTTDEYDTVLQTAASFQEVLSRRTKKVPTLQGQVVANLFFEASTRTRSSFELAAKRLSADTLNFASGSSSMTKGETILDTAKTYLAMGTDIMVIRHREAGVPHAIAQEMDRLGVKVSVLNAGDGQHEHPSQGLLDLFTICSLLDPDLPRVELLKEKKIAIVGDILHSRVARSNIWSLTASGADVHLAAPPTLLPKLFADYCENTPGKVFLHWELEPALQDADFVMTLRLQKERMSAHLLPSLREYHQMFGMTHSRLQLCQPNVKVLHPGPVNRGVEISSELMDDPEFSLIQAQVSSGVAVRMALLYLIGSGRA, translated from the coding sequence ATGTCTAATAACACCTGGAGTCGTCACCATATTCTTTCCCTTGCTGACTTCACCACTGATGAGTACGATACCGTTTTGCAAACGGCTGCTAGTTTTCAAGAGGTTCTATCTCGACGGACGAAGAAAGTCCCAACTTTGCAGGGACAAGTTGTGGCGAATTTATTTTTTGAAGCATCCACTCGCACTCGCAGTAGTTTTGAACTTGCTGCTAAGCGCCTATCGGCAGATACACTGAATTTTGCCTCAGGAAGTTCTTCAATGACAAAAGGAGAAACTATTCTTGACACGGCAAAAACTTATTTGGCAATGGGAACTGATATAATGGTGATTCGCCATCGAGAGGCGGGAGTTCCTCATGCGATCGCCCAAGAGATGGATCGACTCGGTGTAAAAGTCAGCGTCCTCAATGCTGGTGATGGTCAACACGAACATCCTTCCCAAGGTCTGTTGGACTTATTTACTATTTGTAGTCTCCTTGATCCAGATCTACCCCGAGTGGAGCTTTTGAAAGAAAAAAAGATTGCTATTGTTGGGGATATTCTCCATTCGCGGGTAGCACGCTCAAATATTTGGAGTCTGACAGCAAGTGGTGCTGACGTGCATTTAGCAGCACCACCCACCCTCTTACCAAAATTATTTGCAGATTATTGTGAAAATACACCAGGTAAAGTGTTTCTCCACTGGGAGTTAGAACCAGCTTTGCAAGATGCAGATTTTGTGATGACTTTGCGCTTGCAAAAAGAACGAATGAGTGCTCATTTATTGCCTTCTTTGCGAGAATATCACCAGATGTTTGGTATGACACACTCAAGGCTACAACTGTGCCAGCCTAATGTAAAAGTTTTGCACCCTGGTCCAGTGAACCGTGGTGTCGAAATTAGCTCAGAGTTAATGGATGATCCAGAATTTAGCCTCATTCAAGCTCAAGTGAGCAGTGGTGTTGCTGTTCGTATGGCGCTGCTGTATTTGATTGGGAGTGGTAGAGCATAG
- a CDS encoding CBS domain-containing protein, with translation MLLDDLRLSEPVIEAAIDYKPLTVTPETLLIDVIALMNQKRIHSCSLSGLNSPLNGLTVHPTNSSCVLIIQQTKILGIFTERDIVRLTADEVDFRNVTIAQVMTQPVITLEQATFQDVFAALFLFRRYRIRHLPIVGQKGELIGVISHESIRRILRPVHLLKFMRVADVMTTQVICASRSASVLTLAQVMAEFQISCVVITEDQPPLDLGQFVHIPIGIVTEEDILEFQAMEVNLSEVLAQTVMSKQLFVLNPEDSLWAALVEMQQQQTRRLVVSWDRGTKLGIVTQSSLLRVLDPVQMYGVIETLQQTLK, from the coding sequence ATGCTACTTGATGATCTACGGCTAAGTGAACCAGTAATAGAGGCAGCGATAGACTATAAACCACTGACTGTCACACCAGAAACATTGCTGATAGATGTCATTGCTTTAATGAACCAAAAGCGAATTCACAGTTGCTCGTTATCTGGTCTTAATTCACCGTTAAATGGATTAACCGTACATCCAACAAACTCTAGCTGTGTACTTATTATACAACAAACAAAAATATTGGGTATTTTTACAGAACGGGATATTGTACGGCTAACCGCAGATGAAGTTGACTTTAGAAACGTGACAATAGCGCAGGTGATGACACAACCAGTGATTACACTGGAGCAAGCGACTTTTCAGGATGTTTTTGCGGCTTTATTTTTATTTCGGCGGTATCGTATTCGCCATCTGCCTATAGTAGGACAAAAGGGCGAACTTATTGGTGTTATTTCCCACGAGAGTATTCGTAGGATTTTACGTCCTGTTCATCTCCTAAAGTTCATGCGTGTGGCAGATGTGATGACAACCCAAGTCATTTGTGCTTCTAGAAGTGCTTCGGTATTAACTTTAGCTCAGGTGATGGCAGAGTTTCAGATTAGCTGCGTCGTCATAACCGAGGATCAACCACCGTTAGATTTGGGACAATTTGTTCACATTCCCATCGGAATTGTCACTGAGGAGGATATTCTAGAATTTCAGGCAATGGAAGTGAACCTATCTGAAGTTCTAGCGCAAACTGTGATGAGTAAACAGCTATTTGTGCTCAATCCTGAGGATTCTTTATGGGCTGCTCTTGTGGAAATGCAACAGCAACAGACGCGAAGATTGGTGGTATCTTGGGACCGAGGAACAAAATTAGGGATTGTGACTCAAAGTAGCTTACTGCGAGTCCTTGATCCCGTACAAATGTATGGAGTGATCGAAACTTTGCAGCAGACACTTAAGTAG
- a CDS encoding CAP domain-containing protein has protein sequence MESNNATFEQQVFELTNQERAKNNLPPLKANAELNYTADKYAQQMSERGVLSHTAPDGSQPWDRAKVVGYSAQMMAENIAAGQRTPQQVVQDWMNSPGHRANILKPEYTEIGTGFYNNYWVQDFGSGDTNPMSYIPGSTSNSTIASTSTPTPQSASMPTATLDSVFPSNSVLASVPASTPVAEPIVEAASKTDTGSSSGKVINNQVNDSLLLGGFSNNTPDYTPGHDTFKLGQVENFDWIGNLQFSQGIPTMENSRIFEILPGSQIDNNIPTGDRNLNTLIAQGQNTFS, from the coding sequence ATGGAATCAAACAACGCGACATTCGAGCAGCAAGTTTTTGAACTAACTAACCAAGAACGAGCTAAGAATAATCTTCCACCTCTGAAAGCGAATGCTGAACTCAACTATACTGCTGACAAATATGCTCAACAGATGTCAGAACGTGGTGTTTTGAGTCATACAGCACCAGATGGCTCTCAACCGTGGGATCGAGCGAAGGTTGTTGGGTATTCAGCTCAAATGATGGCAGAGAACATAGCCGCAGGGCAAAGAACACCTCAACAGGTTGTTCAAGATTGGATGAACAGTCCTGGACACCGAGCTAATATCCTCAAGCCCGAATATACTGAGATTGGCACTGGTTTTTATAACAACTATTGGGTTCAGGACTTTGGTAGTGGTGATACAAATCCCATGAGCTACATACCAGGCTCTACATCTAACTCAACGATCGCATCTACCTCAACCCCTACCCCGCAATCTGCCTCCATGCCTACAGCTACATTGGACAGTGTTTTTCCTTCCAACTCTGTTCTAGCTTCTGTTCCAGCATCCACCCCTGTTGCTGAACCTATAGTTGAAGCTGCTTCTAAGACTGATACAGGATCTAGTAGCGGCAAAGTCATAAACAACCAAGTGAATGACTCGCTACTCTTGGGTGGTTTCAGCAACAATACGCCCGACTACACTCCTGGACATGATACTTTTAAGCTTGGTCAGGTTGAAAACTTTGATTGGATTGGCAATCTTCAATTTAGTCAAGGAATACCTACAATGGAAAATAGTAGAATCTTTGAGATATTACCAGGCTCTCAAATAGATAACAATATCCCAACTGGGGATAGGAATTTGAACACTTTAATTGCACAAGGACAAAACACTTTCTCCTAG
- a CDS encoding FTR1 family iron permease — MNWSAALPTFFITLREGVEAALVVGIVFACLQQAEQQRLHRWVYLGVISGTLASFVVGLLLNLGIQGLQTSDLLYAPVFKQLFEVGLGVIAIAMLSWMLIWMTRQARFLKAEIEGSVKTALGEDNRAASAIFSLIFIAVFREGLETALFIVAKFQEGWTPVLGAIGGLSMAVLIGMLLFKWSIRINLSKFFQVMGVFLLLIVSGLVISALRHLDGAAIAYTQINSSIADACGQGNTSCLLGPQVWDLSGILPDRQFPGILLKTLFGYTQKLYFVQAVGYLLFWVVVGSLYFRSLSQPTQLKPATKLN; from the coding sequence ATGAATTGGAGTGCTGCATTACCAACATTTTTCATTACCTTAAGAGAAGGTGTCGAAGCTGCTTTAGTTGTCGGAATCGTCTTTGCCTGTTTACAGCAAGCTGAACAACAAAGGTTGCATCGTTGGGTATACTTAGGTGTTATCAGCGGCACTTTAGCTAGTTTTGTTGTCGGTTTACTACTAAATCTGGGAATCCAAGGATTGCAGACATCTGATTTGCTGTATGCACCTGTCTTCAAGCAACTTTTCGAGGTGGGACTGGGCGTAATTGCGATCGCCATGCTCAGTTGGATGTTAATCTGGATGACACGACAAGCACGATTTCTCAAAGCAGAAATCGAAGGCTCAGTTAAAACTGCTTTAGGTGAAGACAATCGTGCAGCTTCGGCGATTTTCAGCTTAATTTTTATTGCCGTATTTCGGGAAGGTTTAGAAACGGCTTTGTTTATCGTCGCTAAGTTTCAAGAAGGTTGGACACCCGTACTTGGGGCAATAGGAGGACTAAGTATGGCAGTTCTCATCGGGATGCTACTGTTTAAGTGGAGTATCCGCATCAATTTGAGCAAATTTTTCCAGGTGATGGGCGTGTTCCTGCTGCTGATTGTCTCTGGATTAGTGATTTCTGCACTCCGCCATCTTGATGGGGCGGCGATTGCCTATACCCAAATCAATTCCTCAATTGCTGATGCTTGCGGACAAGGAAATACTTCTTGTCTTTTAGGTCCCCAAGTTTGGGATCTCTCAGGTATTTTACCTGATCGACAGTTTCCTGGAATCCTTCTGAAAACTTTATTTGGCTATACGCAAAAACTCTATTTCGTTCAGGCTGTAGGATATCTTCTGTTTTGGGTGGTTGTGGGTAGCCTCTATTTCCGCAGTCTTAGCCAACCCACACAATTAAAACCAGCAACCAAACTCAATTAG
- a CDS encoding pentapeptide repeat-containing protein yields the protein MPPQDYSGQNLRGRSFKNRTDLIGANFSGADIRSADFSGANLTGANFSHAKAGLQKRWAIFLVVVSWLLSGISGFFSSFAGVIVAILLFDSSKNHLNQISYHIAGLGAIVIIVIFFLVTIRQGIQAGFAFAVAFAVAFAVVFAVVGAGAVAAAAAAAAAAA from the coding sequence ATGCCACCACAAGATTACTCAGGGCAAAATCTTAGAGGGCGATCATTCAAAAATCGTACAGACTTGATAGGGGCGAACTTTAGCGGTGCAGATATCCGAAGCGCCGATTTTAGCGGTGCCAACCTCACAGGTGCTAACTTCAGTCATGCCAAAGCGGGACTGCAAAAGCGTTGGGCTATTTTCCTGGTTGTTGTTTCGTGGTTGTTGTCGGGAATATCAGGATTTTTCTCTAGTTTTGCTGGCGTTATTGTGGCGATCCTACTATTTGACTCAAGTAAGAACCATTTAAACCAAATAAGTTATCATATCGCGGGCTTGGGTGCTATTGTTATTATTGTTATATTCTTTCTCGTCACAATTCGCCAAGGAATACAAGCGGGCTTCGCCTTCGCCGTAGCCTTCGCCGTAGCCTTCGCCGTAGTCTTCGCCGTGGTCGGCGCCGGAGCCGTAGCCGCAGCCGCAGCCGCAGCCGCAGCCGCAGCC
- the mnmE gene encoding tRNA uridine-5-carboxymethylaminomethyl(34) synthesis GTPase MnmE, whose protein sequence is MSEIFATTGTIAAIATAVVPQQGSVGIVRVSGSQAIHIAQTLFCAPGHQVWESHRILYGYIRHPQTQQLVDEALLLIMKAPRSYTREDVVEFQCHGGIMVVQEVLQLCLENGARLAQPGEFTLRAFLNGRLDLTQAESIADLVGARSPQAAQTALAGLQGKLASPIRQLRAIALDILAEIEARIDFEEDLAPLDDKVIISEIERVSAEISQILATADKGELLRTGLKVAIVGRPNVGKSSLLNAWSRSDRAIVTDLPGTTRDVVESQLVVGGIPVQVLDTAGIRETQDQVEKIGVERSRRAASAADLVLLTIDATAGWTALDQEIYSQVQHRPLILVINKVDLASPEKVQYPTSINHIVQTAAAQNQGIDALETAILEQVKSGKVQAADLDLAINQRQAAALIKAKTSLEQVQLTIAQQLPLDFWTIDLRDAIHALGEITGEEVTESVLDRIFSKFCIGK, encoded by the coding sequence ATGTCAGAAATTTTTGCTACTACTGGAACCATTGCCGCGATCGCCACTGCTGTTGTTCCCCAGCAGGGTAGTGTTGGCATTGTCCGCGTTTCTGGTTCACAAGCAATCCACATCGCCCAAACTCTTTTCTGTGCACCAGGGCATCAAGTATGGGAAAGTCACCGCATTCTTTATGGTTACATCCGGCATCCCCAAACGCAGCAATTGGTGGATGAAGCACTTTTGCTGATTATGAAAGCACCCCGTTCCTACACCCGTGAAGATGTGGTGGAATTCCAGTGTCATGGGGGAATTATGGTGGTGCAAGAAGTTTTGCAACTGTGTTTGGAAAATGGTGCAAGACTCGCACAACCAGGAGAATTTACTTTGCGGGCGTTTTTGAATGGACGACTAGATTTAACTCAAGCAGAAAGTATAGCGGATTTGGTAGGAGCGCGATCGCCTCAAGCTGCACAAACAGCACTCGCTGGTTTACAAGGGAAATTAGCTTCTCCTATTCGTCAGCTACGGGCGATCGCCTTAGATATCTTGGCAGAAATTGAAGCGAGGATAGATTTTGAGGAAGACTTAGCTCCGCTGGATGATAAAGTGATCATATCAGAAATTGAGAGAGTCTCAGCAGAAATTTCCCAGATTCTTGCAACTGCGGATAAAGGGGAACTGCTGCGGACAGGTTTAAAAGTGGCGATCGTTGGGCGTCCGAATGTCGGAAAATCAAGTTTGTTGAATGCTTGGAGTAGAAGCGATAGAGCCATTGTCACCGATTTGCCTGGGACAACCCGCGATGTGGTGGAATCGCAGTTAGTTGTCGGCGGAATTCCCGTGCAGGTATTGGATACGGCAGGAATTCGGGAAACACAAGACCAAGTAGAAAAGATAGGGGTTGAGCGATCGCGCCGTGCAGCTAGTGCAGCCGACTTAGTGCTTTTGACCATTGACGCCACAGCAGGTTGGACAGCACTAGACCAAGAAATCTACTCTCAAGTGCAACATCGTCCCTTAATTTTGGTGATTAATAAAGTTGACTTAGCATCTCCAGAAAAGGTGCAATATCCAACAAGTATCAACCATATTGTCCAAACAGCCGCTGCTCAAAACCAAGGTATTGATGCTCTAGAAACTGCAATCTTAGAACAAGTCAAATCAGGCAAAGTGCAAGCCGCAGACTTAGATTTAGCAATTAACCAAAGACAAGCAGCCGCATTGATAAAAGCAAAAACATCCCTAGAACAAGTACAGCTAACAATTGCCCAGCAGTTACCTCTTGATTTCTGGACAATTGACTTACGAGACGCGATTCATGCTTTAGGGGAAATAACAGGCGAAGAAGTGACGGAATCTGTTCTAGACCGGATTTTTAGTAAGTTTTGTATTGGTAAGTAA
- a CDS encoding lipase family protein, whose protein sequence is MFNKLKQLITNQQNVMETLQDEPFYFQPQAVGYHPNNAYTLGLISSLAYKNGTQLNPNLQKDVPGWISKFHVADLALDKTKLNWFDSDTWSLTDTQAIVLENQEVVIIGFRGSQERIDWLTDSQIIQRTKGPGGYGVHFGIYYALMSIWDKIEPYIKNKGDKTLWFTGHSLGAGLAVMATAHCLFELNIVPNGLYNYGQPKVGSEDFVEAFNKRFVSQTFRFANNNDIVPFLPLSQSDISVKIPNIVKYLPRSHKLNIVNVHTMVDYYHVGHLKYFDKDGVLHDEGLGIADKWLDRIAGHLDSLLKIAPGSLTTGGLFDRADLLGDHMMKQYIVNLKKHREEWEVNNKSVSS, encoded by the coding sequence ATGTTTAATAAATTGAAACAACTCATCACCAATCAGCAAAACGTGATGGAGACATTGCAGGATGAGCCTTTTTACTTTCAGCCACAAGCAGTTGGCTATCACCCAAATAATGCCTACACTTTGGGACTGATTTCTTCCTTAGCTTATAAAAATGGGACACAACTAAATCCAAACCTTCAAAAAGATGTACCAGGTTGGATTTCAAAATTTCATGTTGCAGATCTGGCTCTAGATAAAACAAAGCTAAATTGGTTTGACAGTGATACTTGGAGTTTAACAGATACCCAAGCGATCGTACTAGAAAATCAAGAGGTAGTGATTATTGGTTTTCGCGGTTCTCAAGAAAGGATAGATTGGCTAACAGATTCCCAAATCATACAGCGTACTAAAGGACCTGGAGGTTACGGCGTACATTTTGGAATATATTACGCTCTGATGTCAATTTGGGATAAGATAGAGCCTTACATTAAAAATAAAGGAGACAAAACTCTGTGGTTTACAGGACATAGTTTAGGAGCTGGTTTAGCAGTCATGGCTACTGCTCATTGTCTGTTTGAACTCAACATTGTCCCTAATGGGTTATATAACTATGGACAACCTAAAGTTGGTAGTGAGGACTTTGTTGAAGCTTTTAACAAGAGGTTTGTAAGCCAGACATTTCGTTTTGCTAATAATAATGATATTGTGCCTTTTCTTCCTCTGAGTCAATCGGATATTTCTGTTAAAATCCCCAATATTGTTAAATATCTGCCCCGCTCTCATAAGCTAAATATAGTTAATGTCCACACAATGGTTGACTATTACCACGTTGGACATTTGAAGTATTTTGACAAAGATGGTGTTCTTCATGACGAGGGTTTAGGTATTGCCGATAAATGGCTTGATAGGATAGCTGGACATTTAGATAGTTTGTTAAAAATAGCCCCAGGTTCTTTGACAACTGGAGGTCTATTTGATCGCGCTGACCTTTTGGGCGATCATATGATGAAGCAATATATTGTCAATTTGAAAAAACATAGAGAGGAGTGGGAAGTGAATAATAAATCTGTCTCTAGTTAG
- a CDS encoding SDR family NAD(P)-dependent oxidoreductase produces MSFLQELNNANAFIIGASQGIGLGFVQKLLQDDRFAKIYATYRQPESAVDLLTLEGEYPDKLTCLSMDITDESQIIDVVQKISAAVNKLHLVVNCVGLLHEGALQPEKSLKRINSESLIRYFQVNSIGAILLAKHLLPLFRHHERSVFASISAKVGSIGDNQLGGWYGYRASKAALNMLMRTAAIEYRRTSPKTVIVMLHPGTTDTRLSRPFQANVPPEKLFSVERTVNQLFAVIEQLQDGDSGQFFSWDGSRLPW; encoded by the coding sequence ATGTCTTTTCTCCAAGAACTTAACAACGCTAACGCATTCATCATAGGAGCAAGCCAAGGCATTGGTTTAGGTTTTGTGCAAAAATTACTGCAAGATGACAGGTTTGCCAAAATCTATGCGACTTATCGTCAGCCAGAATCCGCTGTTGATTTATTAACTCTTGAAGGCGAATATCCAGACAAATTAACTTGTCTGTCGATGGATATTACTGATGAGTCGCAGATTATTGATGTTGTTCAAAAGATAAGTGCAGCAGTTAACAAGTTGCATTTAGTTGTTAACTGTGTGGGATTGCTGCATGAGGGTGCTTTGCAACCAGAAAAAAGTTTAAAACGTATCAATTCAGAGTCTTTGATCCGCTACTTCCAAGTCAACAGTATTGGGGCTATCCTGCTTGCCAAACACCTGTTACCTTTATTCCGTCATCATGAGCGCAGTGTTTTCGCCAGTATTTCTGCTAAGGTAGGTAGTATTGGTGATAACCAACTAGGAGGATGGTATGGGTATCGAGCCTCCAAAGCTGCACTCAATATGTTAATGCGAACAGCGGCTATTGAGTATAGAAGAACGAGTCCCAAGACTGTGATAGTTATGTTACATCCTGGGACAACTGATACACGCCTTTCTCGTCCATTTCAGGCAAATGTACCTCCTGAAAAATTGTTTTCAGTGGAACGCACAGTTAATCAATTATTCGCTGTCATCGAACAGCTTCAGGATGGGGATAGCGGGCAATTTTTTTCCTGGGATGGTAGCCGCTTACCTTGGTGA
- a CDS encoding alkaline phosphatase D family protein, with the protein MKFNSSLKLNRRQFLLTSAITSGGIIATNVFSKSTGFAQAPAIITPEKARPSIPYGVASGDINGNRAVVWSRSDRPARMIVEYATDESFRGAQRVVGPTAIDASDYTARVYLKDLPSDQQIFYRVTFRDLSDTKISSAPVQGTFRTPAAYRQNVFFAWSGDTAGQGWGINPDFGGMKIYETMRSLKPDFFIHSGDNIYADGPIQAEVKLDNGSIWKNITTPEKSKVAETLAEFRGNYIYNLLDENVRRFNAEVPILAQWDDHEVTNNWYPGEILDDSRYTVKDVSLLAQRGNQAFLEYVPIQINADDPTRIYRSFKHGPNLEIFMLDERSYRGPNTTNRQTEQSAETAFLGNAQVRWLKNQLRKSTATWKVIASDMPIGLVVPDGPTNFENLANSDGPALGRELELADLLRFIKEKNIKNVVWLTADVHYCAAHYYDPNKAQFQDFKPFWEFVAGPLNSGTFGPNKLDNTFGPEVKFLGIPEDLKANRPPSEGFQFFGTVKIDGYTEVMRVALVNLEGKTLYSVDLPPEKD; encoded by the coding sequence ATGAAATTTAATTCTTCACTCAAGCTCAACCGTCGCCAGTTCTTGCTAACTTCAGCGATCACCAGTGGTGGAATTATTGCGACAAACGTTTTCTCAAAATCAACAGGTTTTGCTCAAGCACCTGCTATCATCACACCTGAGAAAGCACGTCCCTCCATACCCTATGGAGTGGCTAGTGGTGACATCAATGGGAATAGAGCTGTTGTTTGGAGTCGGAGCGATCGCCCAGCCCGAATGATTGTAGAATATGCAACTGATGAATCTTTCCGTGGCGCACAGCGTGTTGTTGGACCAACTGCAATAGATGCCAGCGACTATACAGCACGGGTTTATCTCAAAGATTTACCATCAGATCAGCAAATATTCTACCGGGTGACTTTCCGGGATTTATCTGATACAAAAATTTCCAGCGCCCCTGTCCAGGGTACTTTCCGAACTCCTGCTGCATATCGGCAAAATGTATTCTTTGCTTGGTCAGGGGATACTGCTGGTCAAGGATGGGGTATTAATCCAGATTTTGGTGGAATGAAGATTTACGAGACTATGCGGAGTCTCAAGCCAGACTTTTTCATTCATTCTGGTGATAATATCTATGCCGATGGTCCGATTCAAGCGGAAGTCAAGCTAGATAACGGTAGTATCTGGAAAAATATCACCACACCAGAAAAATCAAAAGTTGCTGAAACCCTAGCAGAATTTCGTGGTAACTATATATATAACTTATTGGATGAAAACGTCCGTCGCTTTAATGCTGAAGTACCCATACTAGCGCAATGGGACGATCATGAGGTCACAAACAACTGGTATCCAGGCGAGATACTTGATGATAGTCGCTACACAGTCAAGGACGTATCCTTGTTAGCACAGCGAGGAAATCAAGCATTTTTAGAATACGTACCAATTCAGATCAATGCTGATGATCCAACCAGAATTTACCGTTCTTTTAAGCATGGTCCTAACTTAGAAATTTTCATGCTAGATGAACGCAGTTACCGGGGGCCAAACACAACCAATCGTCAGACAGAACAAAGTGCAGAAACGGCATTTTTAGGCAATGCACAGGTGCGTTGGTTGAAAAACCAATTGCGGAAATCAACAGCAACATGGAAAGTCATTGCAAGTGACATGCCTATTGGACTAGTCGTTCCAGATGGTCCCACCAACTTTGAAAACTTAGCGAACTCAGATGGTCCAGCCTTGGGACGGGAACTAGAACTTGCTGATTTACTACGGTTCATCAAAGAAAAGAATATCAAGAATGTTGTCTGGTTAACTGCTGACGTACATTACTGCGCCGCACACTATTACGACCCCAACAAAGCACAGTTTCAAGACTTCAAACCCTTCTGGGAGTTTGTCGCAGGTCCTCTCAACTCTGGTACGTTTGGACCAAACAAACTCGACAATACCTTTGGTCCAGAGGTGAAGTTCCTAGGTATACCTGAAGATTTGAAAGCAAATCGACCTCCAAGTGAGGGTTTCCAATTCTTTGGTACTGTCAAAATTGATGGTTATACAGAGGTGATGAGAGTTGCATTGGTGAACTTGGAAGGTAAAACTCTCTACAGTGTAGACTTACCACCAGAAAAAGACTAA
- a CDS encoding DUF937 domain-containing protein — protein MGLFDQIIGAIGNSSQQGNMGQIGNILNTVQQLSNNAGTDPSTMQSVLGIVGGQVRSALQQKRDTEGPEAAQEVVNQFGDTSPNPQAVNSLFAPFVQQQLANTVAQRTGLNAGVVQQLLPSVVPLILNVLRTGASSQNSQAGGNPVLNSFLDADGDGDVDISDIMQMASRYLGR, from the coding sequence ATGGGACTTTTTGACCAAATTATCGGTGCAATTGGGAATTCTAGTCAGCAAGGGAATATGGGTCAGATTGGGAATATCCTCAACACCGTACAGCAATTAAGCAATAATGCTGGTACAGACCCCTCCACAATGCAATCCGTTTTGGGTATTGTTGGTGGTCAGGTACGTTCAGCTTTACAACAGAAACGAGATACAGAAGGTCCGGAAGCAGCGCAAGAGGTCGTAAATCAGTTTGGCGATACTTCCCCTAATCCCCAAGCTGTTAACTCTCTTTTTGCTCCTTTTGTGCAGCAGCAGTTGGCTAATACTGTTGCCCAGCGCACAGGGTTGAATGCAGGAGTGGTTCAACAATTACTACCAAGTGTGGTTCCTTTGATTCTGAATGTATTAAGAACTGGCGCAAGTTCTCAAAATTCTCAAGCAGGAGGAAATCCAGTACTGAATTCTTTTCTCGATGCAGACGGCGATGGCGATGTTGATATTTCTGATATCATGCAAATGGCTAGCCGGTATCTGGGTAGGTAA